The following proteins come from a genomic window of Citrobacter europaeus:
- a CDS encoding DUF823 domain-containing adhesin, translating to MSGNLKSLHRFLLPLLFISGLSANATNLSHTWQEPVGVTSAINGTKPQADSVAIPVYQGSVQLSVDQANAVANTARPNQFSTDDSGSALILSNPHDTEGDIFAEPPLVWQSDRAPGVSLVWADAATPEVPLSPQPSANLSFCAQNMAGRHLVVWPQLDTTTEIPPLWLLTRTGVPYNNAVTLLEQKFAVDIAAAAGKPVAVSADHFNETLKAAKGKAGDSITLTVSTRTCDGEPAANTAFIITRSDAFNRQNAVNNTNPVHVGDTELTTIATEFHGTTDASGNATVTVTQDNSPGVKTTLTVKAVGATSLADSVDVIFTTLSSPDSDKAAMWGHMAESSSAEVEGETYTFTRPALAAEVEGESTTVNADNESWALFNWKGADEHCDILPDARQLIGLKTARGDLATTLGWPVAGDDEYWSATESSLSMYHYGVNMRSSSVVQEADTVNSLVSCVDKAAPAVKPKLVLSTDSYDSSLSAARVKVGEAVMMQITVTDELTGKPLPYRYFNLYLGNAQARNTAYYSASWEEHPVTIAGEGLMAGDTHHYQGVTDANGQASLEIKHDSGTGVLTPLRVVLFDGSTQATQNVIFTVLTSPDVSAANMWGHMQGVVEAGNLYKRPLLAAEATHKTGSTQENNENWATFNSVTAGENQCGSGQVPGQLSLDSLYNAHPDNEMQSEHGWPTASHSYLAADTSGGQTAHVNLATGADALFSGSEPNYLSCSGNELVTQLDVAMNGDFALRQTTAKVGEQITLTVRSINALNGLTVPNAAFTVTMAYGRNRDNVSTGFTDATNGALVIAGTAYGPSQASMTYQGTTDSQGSATLTIEQPQGVGLQTQLSILPMNSLISTPLSRSVKFTVPTSPDTAQASMWGHMPDTLTVGDAVFERPKLAAEVSATRTQKEANESWARVTHSDAVSNTDVGGCAVNRLPRIDQLKALYDANSGGAIHNTHGWPTLINYWSSTFATATSWKLIALSSGSEFSSNNASDYVTCLASDNPVAASITIEPVDSSLWYEGNNEHALKVKKGDTLQLKVTVKDASGKPIPDAPFVLSRGDGYTRQSDKHIAGSGDGIVSPVVIDGNSINDTATKVGGLTGADGSKIINVTRPDTHGTKVAVTAALYQNASVSASVDTIFTVVTSPDSNKAKMWGHMPETVSAANGKVFKRPQLVTEIASGIAVGNNTENNEIWATVDFEGIQNACGVGFVPALADLQSLYAAFPGGAINTQQGWPVEGKNYQNSTADISRSTENRYVKSLDLGDGNISSMLWNEKLYFSCLQTAQKVATRLTLTSSLYHADDGFVKAKVGETIPVVITTLDDEGNPVGNTPVIFKRGDSIGRKYQVVNTSAAAAIQINHSESRSSGIEYYSATNENGTLTLDISQDSGAGFKTPLLASLEHTSSATEQTLPVVFSVVTSPDTEKANYWGHMAETLTDRDGVVYKRPLLSSEFSNMPGKTVIITNGSYDMGETWGMITVSNAWNGVGGGCGRNFLPTASNLQALYATWPDGAMHSRNGWPMSSTGNVSASQYWWAGDYALPSAEGDPVEYAVVNLLSNGDVTSISNASIYHMQTCLVSPRGTAGNLTLTLAGQDETTGIVKVKKGEQIAATVTVKNTAGQPMANALVKLSRSESTTRSGSIHSAGSEDDITLRNVMPSGPATFLMDTSAKFLYIQTDEQGEGTFTLSQDMSAGLKTTLNATAMDGSNLTDSKDAIFTVITSPDSDKASMWGHMPETFVNSKGAEFNRPLLRAELSATTNTSGFLENSETWYTWNSYPQLYQQSASPCDRLGLPTLEQLQTLYNDYPNGTLSSTFGLPVTTGKYWGAGNSVPDSAHATNLFQYLRLSDNSKLATNMNTATAQLCLSKKRVLSIALTSSAMNAEKGAAVVRKGEIVPLTVTVTDGSGNPAPDTTIRLRRTSSLNRAGFAQDGNESNMLLTALTPEAGSMAFNCTTTRCNYYWYGVTDENGQAQFEIAQDNSSGLKTAIVAELPDDLVTSSNLDVIYTVLTSPDSDKANFWGHMPETVTNSAGVRFKRPLLATETSFTYSYTYNNESWALVTISNTQKAGATGCDAEYQPLFSDLQTLYADDPIGAIGTNYGWPVSAGKFWLAVDRVSKTGAYQYMRLDTGGKSSTTSVGTTGAQICLVDPHAPLPATIALTSSLADSETRIAKVKKGEEIPFTVTVKDANGNPAANASFTLSRSNGISRSGSVKTTDGKGATDDLVLQGIAPATAETVLSSNTSTWSGVTGADGMATLSLRQDDAMGLKTTITATLDTYPNPASTVEAIFTVVTSPDTDKAQYWGHMPETVTDSSGVSFQRPLLAAEVSAEDTTFSSTVGNELWPLYDHNGAGLASKSTCGEAWQPTLSELKSLYDEHPGGEIETLYGWPVSHASYGWWVTDKAGTSWQSMQLKTGAVSTRSTSDKQALVCLVDPHPMPGAITLTSTALNAERLAAQVKKGETIPLTVTVTDTDGNVMPDVYFTISRSNALSRVGNVITSGGADDLTLDELTPSAQTAKLATNTAIFSGLTGANGTATFNLRQDLSSGLKTTLTATVTNNTTLKASLDAIFTVITSPNSAKANYWGHMPETATTSDGVIFSRPLLAAEVSSSNTSYGANGELWSSVSASNLDKTGITGCDAQRQPLYSQLLTLYNDNQNGAVGTLYGWPITGVDNYWWAVDQDEATHARQALNLSNGQKRTTTSTSSIYRQVCLVNARE from the coding sequence ATGTCCGGTAACCTGAAATCACTGCATCGTTTCCTGCTGCCGCTGTTATTTATCAGCGGCTTGTCTGCAAATGCCACAAATTTGAGTCATACATGGCAGGAGCCTGTCGGCGTTACGTCGGCGATTAACGGTACGAAACCGCAGGCCGACAGTGTCGCCATTCCGGTGTATCAGGGAAGCGTGCAACTTAGTGTGGATCAAGCCAATGCCGTGGCGAATACCGCGAGGCCAAACCAGTTCAGTACCGATGACAGCGGCAGCGCACTGATCCTCAGTAACCCGCATGACACCGAAGGTGACATTTTTGCCGAGCCGCCGCTGGTCTGGCAAAGCGATCGTGCGCCGGGTGTCTCTCTGGTATGGGCTGATGCCGCCACGCCCGAAGTCCCGCTCAGCCCACAACCGTCCGCGAATCTCAGCTTCTGCGCGCAAAATATGGCGGGGCGTCATCTGGTGGTCTGGCCGCAGCTTGATACCACAACGGAGATACCACCACTCTGGCTGCTGACTCGTACCGGTGTCCCCTATAACAATGCGGTGACGTTGCTTGAGCAAAAATTTGCGGTAGATATCGCCGCGGCTGCGGGCAAACCGGTAGCGGTGAGCGCAGACCATTTCAATGAAACGCTAAAGGCGGCAAAAGGTAAAGCTGGCGATAGCATCACTTTGACGGTGAGCACCAGGACCTGTGATGGTGAACCTGCGGCGAATACGGCTTTTATCATTACCCGAAGTGATGCTTTCAACCGACAAAATGCGGTCAACAACACCAATCCTGTACATGTAGGAGATACTGAACTCACCACGATCGCCACCGAATTTCACGGCACAACCGATGCCAGCGGCAATGCTACGGTGACGGTCACCCAGGACAATAGCCCTGGCGTAAAAACCACGCTAACGGTAAAAGCCGTAGGAGCGACATCGCTTGCCGATAGCGTAGATGTTATTTTCACCACTCTCAGCAGCCCGGACAGCGATAAAGCGGCGATGTGGGGTCATATGGCGGAAAGCTCCAGCGCTGAGGTGGAAGGTGAAACCTACACCTTTACCCGACCCGCGCTCGCCGCTGAGGTGGAGGGTGAAAGTACGACGGTGAATGCCGATAATGAAAGCTGGGCGCTGTTTAACTGGAAAGGGGCGGATGAGCACTGTGACATTCTGCCGGATGCGCGCCAGCTTATCGGGTTAAAAACTGCACGAGGCGACCTGGCGACTACTCTTGGCTGGCCTGTCGCTGGGGATGATGAATACTGGTCCGCCACGGAAAGTTCGCTGAGCATGTACCATTATGGCGTCAATATGCGCTCCAGCAGCGTGGTGCAGGAAGCGGATACGGTGAACTCCCTGGTCAGTTGCGTAGATAAGGCCGCACCGGCGGTAAAGCCAAAGCTGGTGCTGAGTACAGACAGCTACGACAGTAGCCTGAGCGCCGCGAGGGTAAAGGTAGGGGAGGCGGTCATGATGCAAATCACGGTAACCGACGAACTCACCGGCAAGCCGCTGCCGTATCGCTATTTTAATCTGTACCTTGGCAACGCGCAGGCGCGCAATACCGCTTACTATTCCGCCAGTTGGGAGGAGCATCCGGTTACCATTGCAGGTGAAGGCCTGATGGCCGGTGATACCCATCACTATCAGGGCGTTACCGACGCGAACGGTCAGGCTTCGCTGGAGATCAAACATGATTCAGGTACTGGCGTCTTAACGCCGTTGCGCGTGGTGCTGTTTGACGGCAGCACGCAGGCAACGCAAAACGTGATCTTTACCGTTCTCACCAGTCCGGATGTCAGCGCGGCAAACATGTGGGGGCATATGCAGGGCGTAGTGGAGGCGGGCAATTTGTATAAACGTCCGCTGCTGGCAGCAGAAGCCACGCATAAAACGGGCTCCACGCAGGAAAACAATGAAAACTGGGCGACGTTCAACTCCGTTACGGCGGGTGAAAACCAGTGCGGTAGTGGACAAGTGCCAGGGCAACTGTCGCTGGACTCGCTCTATAATGCGCATCCTGATAACGAGATGCAAAGCGAGCACGGTTGGCCAACCGCCAGCCACAGCTATCTGGCGGCGGACACCAGCGGCGGGCAGACGGCGCACGTCAATCTGGCTACCGGTGCTGATGCTTTGTTCAGCGGCAGCGAGCCAAACTATCTCTCCTGCTCGGGCAATGAGTTAGTCACTCAGCTTGACGTGGCGATGAACGGCGATTTTGCCCTGCGCCAGACGACAGCCAAAGTGGGCGAGCAGATAACGCTGACGGTGCGCTCAATTAATGCGCTCAACGGTCTTACGGTCCCCAACGCGGCGTTTACAGTTACCATGGCTTATGGGCGCAATCGCGATAACGTCAGTACCGGCTTTACTGATGCCACCAACGGCGCGCTTGTTATAGCGGGTACGGCGTACGGTCCTTCTCAGGCGTCGATGACGTATCAGGGCACTACCGATAGTCAGGGGAGTGCCACCCTGACTATCGAACAACCGCAGGGCGTTGGACTGCAGACTCAGCTCTCTATTCTGCCGATGAACTCACTCATCTCCACGCCGCTCAGCCGCAGCGTGAAATTTACCGTCCCCACCAGCCCGGATACCGCTCAGGCATCGATGTGGGGACATATGCCCGATACCCTGACGGTGGGTGATGCGGTATTTGAGCGTCCAAAGCTTGCGGCAGAGGTTAGCGCTACCCGCACCCAGAAGGAAGCGAACGAAAGCTGGGCGCGCGTCACTCATAGCGATGCGGTGAGTAATACGGACGTCGGCGGCTGTGCGGTCAACCGATTGCCGCGTATCGATCAGCTTAAGGCGTTGTATGACGCCAACAGCGGTGGGGCGATTCACAACACCCACGGCTGGCCAACCCTGATTAACTATTGGTCTTCGACGTTTGCCACAGCGACGTCGTGGAAACTCATCGCGCTTTCCAGCGGCAGCGAGTTTTCCAGTAACAATGCGTCGGATTATGTCACCTGCCTTGCCAGCGACAATCCGGTAGCCGCTTCTATTACCATCGAACCGGTCGATTCGTCGCTGTGGTATGAGGGTAATAACGAACATGCGCTAAAGGTGAAAAAGGGCGATACGTTACAGCTGAAGGTCACGGTGAAAGATGCCAGCGGCAAGCCGATCCCTGATGCACCGTTTGTACTGTCGCGCGGTGATGGTTATACCCGGCAGAGCGATAAGCATATTGCGGGCAGCGGCGACGGTATCGTTTCTCCGGTCGTGATCGACGGAAACTCAATCAACGATACGGCAACCAAAGTGGGCGGCCTGACGGGAGCCGATGGCAGTAAAATCATCAACGTCACCCGCCCAGATACGCATGGCACCAAAGTGGCGGTTACCGCAGCGCTATATCAAAACGCCAGTGTCAGCGCCAGCGTTGACACGATATTCACCGTCGTCACCAGCCCCGACAGTAATAAAGCCAAAATGTGGGGCCATATGCCAGAAACGGTGTCAGCAGCTAATGGCAAAGTATTTAAGCGACCGCAACTGGTCACAGAAATTGCCAGCGGGATTGCCGTTGGCAACAACACAGAAAACAATGAAATCTGGGCCACTGTTGATTTTGAGGGGATACAGAACGCCTGCGGGGTGGGATTTGTGCCCGCGCTGGCCGACCTGCAGTCGTTGTACGCAGCCTTCCCTGGCGGAGCTATCAATACTCAGCAGGGCTGGCCTGTCGAAGGGAAAAACTACCAGAACAGCACTGCTGATATCAGCCGCTCAACGGAAAACCGTTATGTGAAATCGCTCGATCTGGGCGATGGCAACATAAGCTCAATGTTATGGAATGAAAAACTCTATTTCTCCTGCCTGCAAACAGCGCAGAAAGTGGCAACCAGGCTCACGCTGACATCCTCGCTATACCATGCCGACGACGGTTTTGTTAAAGCCAAAGTTGGCGAAACTATCCCGGTGGTGATTACCACTCTGGATGATGAGGGGAATCCGGTTGGCAATACGCCGGTTATCTTTAAACGCGGTGATAGCATCGGGCGTAAGTACCAGGTGGTAAACACCTCCGCTGCGGCTGCGATACAAATTAATCATAGCGAGAGTCGTAGCAGTGGCATTGAGTATTACTCCGCGACCAATGAGAACGGAACGCTGACGCTGGACATTAGCCAGGACAGTGGCGCAGGCTTTAAAACGCCGCTGCTGGCGTCGCTTGAGCATACCAGTTCTGCAACAGAGCAGACGCTGCCGGTCGTCTTTAGCGTAGTGACCAGTCCGGATACAGAGAAAGCGAACTACTGGGGGCACATGGCGGAAACGCTCACCGATCGTGATGGCGTCGTGTATAAGCGCCCGCTGTTATCCAGTGAGTTTAGCAACATGCCGGGGAAAACGGTGATTATCACCAACGGCAGCTACGATATGGGCGAAACCTGGGGCATGATCACCGTCAGCAATGCCTGGAATGGGGTTGGTGGTGGCTGTGGGCGTAACTTTCTGCCGACTGCCAGTAATCTTCAGGCGCTGTACGCCACCTGGCCCGACGGGGCGATGCACAGCCGCAATGGTTGGCCAATGAGCAGTACAGGGAACGTTAGCGCCAGCCAGTACTGGTGGGCGGGGGATTACGCTTTACCGTCCGCGGAGGGCGACCCAGTTGAATACGCGGTTGTTAACCTGTTGAGCAATGGTGATGTTACCTCAATAAGCAATGCGTCGATTTATCACATGCAGACGTGCCTCGTTTCACCCCGAGGTACGGCTGGTAACCTGACGCTTACGCTCGCGGGTCAGGATGAAACGACGGGGATCGTTAAGGTCAAAAAAGGCGAGCAAATCGCCGCCACCGTGACAGTCAAAAATACGGCAGGCCAGCCGATGGCCAACGCGTTGGTGAAACTGAGCCGCAGTGAATCAACGACGCGTTCAGGAAGTATCCATAGCGCTGGTTCTGAAGATGATATTACTCTACGTAACGTCATGCCGTCCGGCCCTGCGACGTTCCTGATGGATACCAGCGCGAAATTTTTGTATATACAAACCGATGAGCAGGGGGAGGGGACCTTTACGCTTTCACAGGATATGTCTGCGGGGCTGAAAACCACTCTCAACGCCACAGCGATGGATGGCAGCAATCTGACCGACAGCAAAGATGCCATCTTCACCGTCATTACCAGCCCCGACAGCGACAAAGCCAGTATGTGGGGCCATATGCCGGAAACCTTTGTCAACAGCAAAGGGGCCGAGTTTAATCGACCATTATTGCGCGCTGAGCTTTCTGCCACGACGAATACCTCGGGCTTTCTGGAAAATAGTGAAACCTGGTATACGTGGAATAGTTATCCGCAGCTTTATCAGCAGTCCGCCAGCCCGTGTGACAGGCTGGGGTTGCCGACGCTGGAGCAACTTCAGACGCTGTATAACGATTACCCAAATGGCACGCTCTCCTCGACCTTCGGCCTGCCGGTGACAACGGGGAAATACTGGGGAGCGGGTAATAGCGTGCCGGACAGCGCGCACGCGACAAACCTGTTTCAGTACCTCCGGCTCAGTGATAACTCAAAGCTTGCTACCAACATGAATACTGCCACGGCGCAGCTGTGCTTGAGTAAAAAAAGGGTATTGTCGATAGCGCTCACGTCGAGCGCCATGAATGCGGAAAAAGGCGCCGCGGTTGTGAGAAAGGGAGAAATCGTACCGTTGACCGTCACCGTGACCGACGGTTCAGGAAATCCTGCACCTGATACCACTATTCGTCTGAGGCGCACCTCGTCGTTAAACCGGGCTGGGTTCGCTCAGGATGGTAATGAAAGCAATATGTTGCTGACAGCGCTCACGCCTGAAGCGGGTTCAATGGCGTTTAACTGTACGACTACTCGCTGCAACTATTACTGGTATGGCGTGACGGATGAGAATGGCCAAGCCCAGTTTGAGATAGCCCAGGATAATAGCAGCGGCCTGAAAACCGCCATTGTGGCAGAACTTCCCGACGATCTGGTGACTTCCAGCAATTTGGATGTGATATACACTGTACTTACCAGCCCGGACAGCGATAAAGCGAATTTCTGGGGGCATATGCCGGAAACGGTCACCAACAGCGCTGGGGTTAGATTTAAACGTCCACTTCTGGCGACCGAAACGTCGTTTACGTACTCCTATACGTACAATAACGAAAGCTGGGCGCTGGTCACCATTTCAAATACCCAAAAAGCGGGCGCTACTGGTTGTGACGCAGAATATCAGCCGCTGTTTAGCGATCTGCAAACACTGTACGCTGACGACCCTATAGGCGCTATTGGTACGAATTATGGCTGGCCGGTGTCAGCAGGCAAGTTCTGGCTGGCTGTGGATCGCGTGTCAAAAACCGGGGCATACCAGTATATGCGGCTGGATACGGGCGGGAAAAGTTCGACCACTTCTGTCGGGACGACCGGCGCGCAGATATGCCTTGTGGATCCGCATGCCCCATTGCCTGCGACCATTGCGTTGACGTCGAGCCTTGCTGACAGCGAAACCCGCATTGCGAAGGTTAAAAAAGGCGAGGAAATTCCGTTCACTGTCACCGTGAAAGATGCCAATGGCAACCCCGCAGCGAATGCATCCTTTACGCTCTCTCGTAGTAATGGCATTTCGCGTAGCGGTTCGGTGAAAACGACGGATGGTAAAGGTGCGACGGACGATCTGGTTCTTCAGGGGATAGCCCCTGCGACAGCCGAGACGGTGTTGAGCAGCAATACCAGCACCTGGAGTGGGGTGACCGGAGCGGACGGCATGGCAACCTTAAGCCTGCGCCAGGACGACGCGATGGGGCTGAAAACGACGATTACGGCAACGCTGGACACATACCCTAACCCGGCCTCTACTGTGGAGGCGATATTCACCGTGGTGACCAGCCCTGATACCGACAAAGCGCAATACTGGGGGCATATGCCCGAGACCGTTACCGACAGCAGCGGCGTGAGCTTTCAGCGACCATTACTGGCGGCGGAAGTTTCCGCAGAAGACACCACGTTTAGCTCCACGGTAGGTAACGAACTGTGGCCGCTGTATGACCATAACGGCGCAGGGCTGGCAAGCAAATCCACCTGCGGCGAAGCCTGGCAGCCGACGTTGAGTGAACTGAAATCACTCTACGATGAGCATCCCGGCGGCGAAATCGAAACGCTGTACGGCTGGCCGGTATCTCATGCAAGTTATGGCTGGTGGGTGACGGATAAAGCCGGAACCTCCTGGCAGAGCATGCAACTGAAAACCGGTGCGGTTTCCACCAGGAGTACAAGCGACAAACAGGCGCTGGTTTGCCTGGTCGATCCGCATCCTATGCCTGGGGCAATTACGCTGACGTCGACGGCTCTCAACGCTGAGAGGCTGGCAGCGCAGGTGAAAAAAGGAGAGACAATCCCGCTGACCGTAACGGTGACAGACACCGACGGCAATGTGATGCCGGACGTATATTTCACGATTTCACGCAGCAATGCGTTGTCGCGCGTTGGCAACGTCATTACCAGCGGCGGGGCGGATGATTTAACGCTGGACGAGCTAACGCCTTCTGCGCAGACCGCTAAGTTGGCTACCAACACCGCGATCTTTAGCGGTCTGACGGGCGCTAACGGTACCGCAACGTTTAACCTGCGACAGGATCTCAGTTCGGGGCTGAAAACTACGCTCACGGCGACGGTGACGAATAACACCACGCTTAAAGCCTCTCTGGATGCTATTTTTACCGTAATTACCAGCCCCAACTCTGCTAAGGCGAATTACTGGGGCCATATGCCCGAAACGGCCACCACCAGCGACGGCGTCATATTTAGCCGCCCATTGTTGGCGGCGGAAGTATCTTCCAGTAATACCAGCTATGGTGCGAATGGAGAACTCTGGTCATCGGTAAGCGCCTCGAATCTGGATAAAACCGGGATTACCGGATGTGACGCACAGCGTCAACCGCTGTATAGCCAGTTGCTGACGTTGTACAACGATAACCAAAATGGCGCGGTGGGGACGCTGTACGGTTGGCCGATTACCGGGGTGGATAACTACTGGTGGGCGGTCGATCAGGATGAGGCGACTCATGCTCGACAGGCGCTTAACTTGAGTAACGGGCAGAAACGTACGACAACCTCTACGTCATCCATTTATCGACAGGTGTGCCTGGTAAATGCGCGTGAGTGA
- the sinH gene encoding intimin-like inverse autotransporter SinH: protein MVSGARLFFLLLVSGVVSAEADISVPVSENNIALSTLPDLASDAAEKEEQENKGQSFKEKGADYITNSATQGFENLTPEALESQARSYLQNQITSSAQSYLEGAMSPYGKVRTSLSVGEGGDLEGSSLDYFVPWYDNESTVLFSQVSAQRKEERTIGNLGFGVRQNIASWLLGGNLFYDYDFTRGHRRLGLGTEAWTDYLKLSGNYYHPLSDWKDSADFDFYEERPARGWDIRAESWLPFYPQLGGKVIYEQYYGDEVALFGTDNLQKNPHAVTVGLNYTPVPMVTLGADYKAGTGDNTDLNVNATVTYQLGTPLAAQLDPENVKAQHSLMGSRHDFVERNNFIVLEYREKDPLDVALWLKADSTNEHPECVIEDTPEAAVGLEKCKWTVNAMINHHYKIISASWQAKNNASRTLVMPVIKADALTEGNNNRWNLVLPAWVNADTDDQRTAMNTWKVRMTLEDEKGNKQNSGVVEITVQQDRKIELIVDNIADADRSDHSHGASAQADGVDGVVMDLLLTDSWGDTTDRNGDELVDEAMTPELYDSNDKKVTLAATPCTTETPCVFIASRDKAAGTVTLSSTLPGTFRWKAKEDAYGDSNYVDITFVGESLSALNPLIYQSKTSSPVNLIDKEDKHPVVNNTYRFRLWRDANSDGVFQMSEQLTEEEMAQYDYQWEFTGQSTNGHTGAQTNTSNEDLVLPASNKEAAQKFGADEQDGVQGYGLRVAYNQK, encoded by the coding sequence ATGGTGTCAGGAGCACGCTTATTCTTTTTATTATTGGTGTCTGGCGTGGTAAGCGCTGAGGCCGATATAAGCGTCCCTGTCTCTGAAAATAATATTGCCCTCTCCACATTACCCGATCTGGCCAGTGATGCCGCAGAAAAAGAAGAACAAGAAAATAAGGGGCAATCATTTAAAGAAAAAGGCGCTGATTACATTACCAACTCAGCGACGCAGGGATTTGAAAACCTGACGCCGGAAGCGCTGGAATCCCAGGCGCGTAGCTATCTGCAAAACCAAATCACTTCATCAGCACAGTCATACCTTGAGGGCGCAATGTCGCCTTATGGCAAGGTGCGTACCAGTCTCTCCGTGGGCGAAGGGGGAGACCTTGAAGGTAGTTCGCTGGATTATTTTGTTCCCTGGTATGACAACGAAAGTACCGTACTCTTTAGTCAAGTATCCGCCCAACGTAAAGAAGAGCGTACTATTGGTAATTTAGGCTTCGGCGTACGCCAGAATATCGCGAGCTGGCTGCTGGGCGGTAACCTGTTTTATGACTATGACTTCACCCGTGGACACCGCCGCTTAGGTCTGGGGACCGAAGCCTGGACTGATTATTTAAAACTTTCCGGAAATTATTACCATCCTCTTTCCGACTGGAAAGATTCTGCAGATTTTGATTTTTACGAAGAGCGCCCGGCGCGCGGTTGGGATATTAGGGCAGAAAGCTGGCTGCCATTTTATCCGCAGTTGGGCGGCAAAGTCATTTATGAGCAGTACTATGGCGACGAGGTGGCGTTATTTGGCACCGATAATTTACAAAAAAATCCGCATGCCGTGACCGTAGGTCTCAACTATACGCCTGTACCGATGGTGACGTTGGGGGCGGACTATAAAGCCGGAACCGGGGACAACACCGATCTCAACGTCAATGCCACGGTCACATATCAGCTTGGTACCCCGCTGGCAGCACAGCTCGACCCGGAAAACGTCAAAGCACAGCATTCGCTGATGGGCAGTCGTCATGATTTTGTTGAGCGTAACAACTTCATCGTTCTGGAATACCGTGAGAAAGATCCGTTAGACGTCGCACTTTGGCTGAAGGCCGATTCAACCAATGAGCATCCTGAATGCGTGATTGAAGACACGCCTGAAGCCGCGGTTGGTCTGGAAAAATGCAAGTGGACCGTCAATGCGATGATTAATCACCATTACAAGATTATTTCTGCTTCCTGGCAGGCGAAAAATAATGCCAGCCGGACGTTAGTGATGCCGGTGATAAAAGCGGATGCCTTGACCGAGGGAAATAATAATCGCTGGAATTTAGTGCTGCCGGCGTGGGTGAATGCTGATACCGACGACCAGAGAACGGCAATGAACACCTGGAAGGTGCGCATGACGCTGGAGGATGAAAAGGGCAATAAGCAGAACTCCGGCGTGGTGGAAATTACCGTCCAGCAGGATCGTAAAATCGAGCTGATCGTCGATAACATCGCTGATGCCGATCGTAGCGATCACAGTCATGGCGCCAGCGCGCAGGCCGATGGTGTGGACGGTGTAGTAATGGACTTGCTGCTGACCGATTCCTGGGGCGACACCACCGATCGCAACGGTGATGAACTGGTCGATGAGGCCATGACGCCTGAGCTGTACGACAGCAATGATAAAAAAGTTACGCTAGCTGCGACGCCCTGTACCACGGAAACCCCCTGTGTATTCATTGCCAGCCGAGATAAAGCAGCGGGAACCGTTACGCTCTCCAGCACGCTTCCCGGCACTTTCCGCTGGAAGGCTAAAGAGGATGCTTACGGCGACAGCAACTATGTCGACATTACCTTTGTTGGTGAATCGCTTTCAGCGCTGAACCCCCTCATCTATCAATCGAAAACTTCCAGCCCAGTCAATCTGATCGACAAAGAAGATAAGCACCCTGTTGTGAATAACACCTATCGATTCCGGCTTTGGCGCGATGCTAACAGTGATGGCGTGTTCCAGATGTCGGAACAGCTTACAGAAGAAGAGATGGCCCAGTATGACTACCAATGGGAGTTTACCGGGCAGAGTACCAACGGGCATACCGGGGCGCAAACGAACACCAGCAATGAGGACCTGGTTCTGCCAGCCAGCAATAAAGAAGCGGCGCAGAAGTTTGGCGCCGACGAGCAGGATGGCGTGCAGGGGTATGGATTACGTGTGGCCTACAACCAGAAATAG
- a CDS encoding zinc ribbon domain-containing protein, whose protein sequence is MSIICPDCHAELEPQNGMAHCDNCNKDIQLEAHCPECNQPLQVLKACGAVDYFCQRGHGLISKKRVIYSISN, encoded by the coding sequence ATGTCTATTATTTGCCCGGATTGTCATGCAGAACTGGAGCCGCAAAACGGTATGGCGCACTGTGATAACTGTAATAAAGATATTCAGTTAGAAGCGCACTGTCCGGAGTGTAATCAGCCGCTGCAGGTGCTCAAAGCCTGTGGCGCAGTCGATTATTTCTGCCAGCGCGGTCATGGCCTTATTTCAAAAAAACGTGTTATCTATTCTATTAGTAATTAA